The Anguilla anguilla isolate fAngAng1 chromosome 4, fAngAng1.pri, whole genome shotgun sequence genome has a window encoding:
- the atp5f1d gene encoding ATP synthase subunit delta, mitochondrial: MVIMLAARFLLRRSLPAMRQARYYADAPSASPQMSFTFASPTQVFFNAASVKQVDVPTLTGAFGILPAHVPTLQVLRPGVVTVFGDDGSAAKYFVSSGSVTVNADSSVQLLAEEAVPLDSLDLTAAKANLEKAQADLLGTADEAARAEVLISIEANEAMVKALE; this comes from the exons ATGGTCATAATGTTAGCGGCCCGGTTTCTTCTCCGTCGTTCACTCCCTGCTATGCGCCAGGCCCGCTATTATGCCGACGCACCCTCTGCTTCTCCCCAGATGTCCTTCACGTTTGCGTCCCCAACACAG GTGTTCTTCAACGCGGCCAGCGTGAAGCAGGTGGACGTCCCGACGCTGACCGGAGCGTTCGGCATCCTGCCCGCCCACGTCCCCACGCTGCAGGTGCTGAGGCCCGGCGTGGTCACCGTCTTCGGCGATGACGGTTCAGCTGCAAAGTACTTTG TGAGCAGCGGTTCCGTCACTGTGAATGCCGACTCCTCTGTGCAACTGCTGGCGGAAGAAGCCGTACCTCTGGACAGCCTGGACCTCACT gctgctAAAGCTAACCTGGAGAAGGCCCAGGCCGACCTGCTCGGCACTGCAGACGAGGCAGCCAGAGCGGAAGTTCTGATCAGCATAGAGGCCAACGAGGCCATGGTTAAGGCCCTGGAGTAA